The nucleotide window tgtgtTATTACCTTGAATTGTTAAGTTCTTTCGAATCGATAATAAGATCTTTTTCCTTCTCGTTTTATTGGAAAAACTTGAACGAACATAATACCCTTGGTTCTGTTAGATCAATCgaggaaaaataagaaattttgACAAGGGTGgtggtattgaaatataaTTGAAACCGCATGAATGaatttgacatatttgaaACTGTATCCGAATATCTCACTGCAACTCATGGTGTTATTATAAGTTAACTTTTGACAGTGATCATGTCATTGTTTTGACTTGGACTTATTATATTaagtttttgttcttatatgAAAGACTATAAATTCCTTAAACCCTTGATGACCAATGGTCTCGAGTTCGAATCTTTATGACATCTTAATAGTATGTGTGTGAAAAAATCCTCCCCTGTTTCCTTGTAATTTATATtagcttgtattaaaaaaaataaaaaataaacctttTAACTATAAAAGGATATGACAAGGTGGCACACACATTGTACTGACCACCAATTAACCTAACAAGCGCCTCAAATTGTGTCAAGTATATATAGAGAACCCAtaacttcaattttgtttcaagCGTTTGATTTGAAGTTTTAATTGAATCTTAGCTTAGTTGATTTATTAAACATGATTTGTTCAAAATCATTAATCCAGCCCAGTTTTGGGCCGTTTGGTATCCTACTTgaattcaattttataaattcaaaaaattcaaacatagattttaagtccaaaacccaaaaaactaGTTTAGTAAGCCTActttaaaaacacacacacacgcactAGTTTAGTAAGCAcacactttaaaaaaaaaaaaaaacacacacacacacacacacactatagTTTAGTAAGCCTATctttaaaaacacacacacacatagagGAGGCTCCATCGAACTCATCCCTAGACTGGATCGACGAGATCGAGACCATTCTGATGTTAGACGACGATGTCAACGACCCAGATCTCGTCATCGGCAACAGCAACTTTTGCCCAGATCTCGTCAGCGACAGCAACTTCGGCCCAGATCTCGTCGGCGACGGTGTCGTTTgcaaccccttttttttttattggttaaACCTGAGTTCATGATTCTTCACTGTTGGGATTGCTCAACGCTTACTTTTTAaaggtatatatatttcataatctatatatataaagtaaaaggcagagaatggtgaaacattcaaaataccagaaaatgtccttggttaatatggtaaattcacattttttcatattaaaaaaaattttaaaaaaaagaaaatcaaataattgaTCCTaattttatggaacacaactacccattatctttttaaatttttaaattttaaaaatttataaaaaaaacctctcgcaggcgTGAAATGCGTgcggagaggctagtatatctatatatatatatatataaagcaaaagacagagaatggtgaaacattcaaaataccagaaaatgcccttggttaatgcaaacattaagaattaaaattattaattaaataaggataatatggcaaattcataatttttcgtatttaaaaaattaaaattaaaagaaaattcagataatggatcctatttttatggaatgcaactatccattatattttttaattcttaaataaatttaaattttttataaaaaaaaacttctcgcaagcgcggaagcccGTGCAGAGatgctagtatatataaagcaaaaggcagagaatagtgaaacattcaaaataccagaaaatgcccctggttaattcaaacactaagaattaaaattaataattaaatgaggataatatggtaaattcacatttattttcatattataaacaaaattagataataggtcctatttttatggaacacaattacccattattttttttaattaaaattttttttttttaaaaaaaagcctcttaCAAgtgcggaagcgcgtgcagagaggctaataaactatctaattaaaggaataaaataaaataaaattcgtTAGTTCATCAAATAAAGAGAGTTAGAAGGAGAGGTCCTGAGTTGCTTTTgtgcttttcctttttttaattaaaaataataattaattggaacaagttttaaaatattaaaaataggtgAAGTTGAATATCAAACAAatttttagatcttaaaatTTGTACTTGAAaactcatattttaaaaaaaaaatcataatttttaagtttattttttttaaataggaCACCAagtaatttctttgtttttttggactTCTGGCTATAtagttgatatatatatatatatatatatatttcaatttggtcaGAAATCCTAATTCTTCCGTAACATGAAAGCATATGCCAGAAGTGACTGACGGGTTCAGTTTtgagttttcttcttcatcctttGCACCAAGTCCATCTCACCATCAATAATCATAGACCATTCAATGTATTCAATACACGAGGTTGgaggcaaagaagaaaataaaaaaattatcagtTTGAAGTGACAGTTTTGGTAgcacattaattaatttcaatggTTATATCTCTGACATAGGTTTGAGTGTCTAATAAGGATGACaaatcaagaagaaaaaaaacaaacaaaggagGCCTTAGTGACATGCAAAAGCATATTCCACATAAAAGCTTTGGGATGAGGACAATCAAATTAAAAGCATTTTAAGACTTAGGGTAAATTATTCACATAGTCTTTAAATTTATGcctaatttatattttggtttataaattaaattattcattcataTGGTCCATTAACTCTTTATTAATCGGTACTTTGGTCCTACCATtatattttctgttaaatttagtCATGTGAGCATTACATGCTACATTTGTGGAGGTAAATAAGATTTTTAATCTATGTATCATCATtttatcatatatatgtatcatCATTTTATCACCTATTTGGGGAATATAGGACGGTTATAGACGGTTTTACCCTTACATTTGACGACAACATTAACATAATGTAACAGTAGGATCAATAGAGCGattaatatagagttgatagaccatttgaacgaataatttaaatgagggaccaaaatataaatttggtATAAGTTTGAGGATCATTTAAGTAATTTACCCTTAAGACTTAATAATGAAAAAGTTGTATGAACAAATACGCAATAAACACATCCTCAAGGCATGTGAATTGGATACCCAaaggccccgtttggttcatgggaaaggagacttggagatggaaaattaattgatttctcatgtttggtaagttcaGGCATGGGAAATCGTTGCCTGGCCCATGGGAAAGTAGGGGGAAAAGTGAAATCATCCTtccaacttgggttttgttttccctcatcatgggaaagtttgggaaaatgagccaatattaaataaacatttttcatgaccatattgtccccattaacaatttagaattacaatatatcattaaatgcattcttttcttatttgatttaatatggtataattgaaaatttatacaaactttgttttccattcttactcaaaacaaacatgggaaagaaaataaagtgatatctccCAATTACTTTCCCAGCTTTACCAAAAGTGGGAaatgaatcttccatttcccaTTCATTAGGAAATGGATCTTCCATTTCCCATTCATTAGGAAATGGCATGGAGAATGATTTCCTTTCAAATTCattccatgaaccaaacggggccaAAAAGAGATTAATTCAGATTCCTCAGGTGTGAGATGTAATGTTAAAAGAATATAAAGTTTCACATAAAAAACttgatttaataaatatattatataatgagTGGTTTTAGTAATAACATTGAAATCTTTTGTGATTAAATATCACATCTAAGTAGTAGCTATTGGGCATTGTAGCTTGTTGAGATGGGGACCGGTGTTGGTAATATAGCTACTAGGTATTGTAGGTGGttaagagcatctacaatTGTGCtccatatttttcaattaaaatttagctagaaacacacaaaagttattttaggagctctctatacAATTTGAACTCCAATCATATTCCctagtttagggagtcataaatactataattgttttttaattcaatataattggtacatctttctaattttttttattataaaaagttactattaattaaaagtttaaaatatatataaaacaaaacaacattaaattatagagaGCCACCATGagtcttttctctcttcttcgatttaggagctcctagaggtctcATTATTTTAAGAGGTGGATAGGaagtatggttggagttgtatttttccaaatccttcctaaaatttgtctaagaaGGTGGTTTAGGGAATCCATTGTAGATGCTCTAagttataaataatattagtGTTGGTAGTAGATACTAGACTTTGTAAATtgttaagttggggacaatatcgaTGTTACTAATGGCTACTGGGCTTTTTCGATGTAATGGACCCCGTTTCTCTTACTCATTTTCAAGCCTCTAATCCTAAAACAATTTTAGACTACTGAAGGCTACAAAATTGCTGCGCATGCCTCTCACATGTTGGCATCACTTCACTCTAGTGAAGAAATTATACATCATCGAGTTTGAGAGCTATTATTTAGACTTCACATGTTATTACTTCATTTTCACTTTGATGGTGTCCAAACAATATAAGCAATTCATGGGGAGACATGtgtaataaatttaaaaccacACAGTCAACATGGTCTAGTTCAGTGGAAGAGAGTCTTGACTTGCAGATTAGTGGTTTCAGGCTTGAAACCACATGGAATCTTGgtatagtgtgtgtgtgtgtgagaaacctccCTCctccttataatttagactatcgcttatattcagaaaaaataaagaaaaagaaaaacaaacaacaaaattccTCCTTTCATGACCCAACAAAAAGAATCAAATGGGCTTAGGCCCAAACTGAATCATAACTAATCAAAtcgaaatccaactaattaCATTCAAATTTGGTTTGAGGGGTGGATTAGGCATAAGCGGAACGTAACCCTCCCTAATTTCAAGCCCGAATAATAactatttgaatttttgtccTCAGTTACGAATTGCTAGGCAACGTTTCGAATGGCCGAGAGCATACCTTTTTGGATATATAATCCAAGAGCATCTTAAAGAGAGTATGCAAATAAAGTAGGCAAGTATGTACTTCAACAATCTAGATATGTTGCTTATCCATTTGCATCATGAAAAAAGTTGATCACTGCAATAGCCTAGGCAATGCAATTGCACCAACCATTATTAtatgagtaatgctacacttaccatATTTTTATTCCACATTTATATACTACATTATGTGGTATATCCATatcatatgccacatcaattaaatcaatgaagtgtattttaataaagaaagtttaattaacaatttttttaaaagtgttaacatttttaattaatgtggTTGTCCACCTCATCTGCCACATCATATGATATCAGAATGTGATTTACAAATGTGATAAGAGTAACATTAttcttattatattatttcatAAAAGTAGGATAGTTGgtggaaaaaaattactaCGAGATGAAAAAGTACATTGAGAAATGGGGGATCTAATATACCTATTATTTTTGAAGTATGCAATATTGCCTCATTTGGGGGAGGGTAAGTTTATTTTGCCTACTCATTTGCGTACTCTAGATCATAAAAATGCCGATGTACTTTCTTATAGATGCTCTAAAGTCAAGCTACATGAGTATGATTTGTAACGTCTTAAAATTATAGGgtattttgttgaaattggacaaattAGAGGGAGCAAAAACACCAACCAGTACTTTCTCGGAAATCTcctaaattgaaatgaaaattaggTCAAAACCTCAAGAGAATGTTAAGCAATCATTCTGTCCGTATCAGAAAgcaccactctctctctctctctcgtaaAACCCCCAACCCCTAACTCTTCCACTGAAAATTAGACCAAATTCAGAAGTAATGTCTGACTATTTTCCAAAGGATATCATACAGGAAATCCTCCAGAGGTTGCCCACCAAGTGTTTGATCAAATGCACCTTAGTGTGCAAGCCATGGAGGTCTCTGATTCAAAGCCCTAGCTTCATCCACAGCCACCTCCGCCGCACAATCCATTCCAACAACCAGGACGCAGCCGTTGGCCTCCTTCTGCTGAGGGCTTTCGCCGGCAACGAAAACAGTGCGCTTTACTCCTTGCGTTGGGATAACTCTGAAACCGGTGAGCATTCCAAGCTTGTAAATCCTTACCCTTACATTAAAGAAGCTATTTTCTCCCCAAGTGAAAGAGTTGTAGTTCGGGACTTCCATGTGGTAGGAGCTTGTAATGGGCTCGTATGCCTTGCTGTTGACTTTGCCTATGTTGGTTCCCAAACAATCATTTGGAACCCTTCTGTTAGAAAGTTTGTAACTTTGCCTAGGCGTGGTGTTTCACTGAGCAAAACTGGCAAGCATAGAGCAAGCTATGCTTTTGGGTATGATTCGCGTACCAATGACTATAAAGTTTTGAGAAGTACGAGTAATAGGTACGGGAAAACCCCATGTGAGGTTGAGATTTGGTCGTTACTCAGGGGCTCCTGGAAGAGTCTTAGTGCTGCTGTTGTTCCAGAAGATTTCATGTTTGGAGTTTATAATAATCGTAATGTTGTTCCTGGGAATTTTGGGCCTGTAGATAAACATGCTTTTGTCAATGGTGCTCTTCACTGGGTTCAACGCCGTACTGTAGGGGAGGACAAATTCATTTTGTGGTTTCATATGGGCAGTGAATTATTTGGAGAGATAATGATGCCTGAAGGTTTGACAAGAGAGCGTTGCTTTGTTTTAAGGTACGAGGAGTCCCTTGCCTTGTTAAAGAGTGAAGAACTACAGGGAAATTGTTCTAAATTCGACATTTGGGTGATGAAAGAGCATGGTGTGGTGGAATCGTGGACTAAATTATTTACCGTACACCTGCAACGCCATATGTTGGAGCCATTTTGTTTTACAAGGAGCGGTGAACTAGTGTTCAAAATGTGTGGAAGTGGTCGACGGCTGCTAAAGGTGGATCTTAAGACGGaagaatttaaatattttggaatTGATGGATATATGTGtcacttcatggattcttttGTGGAGAGCCTTGTCTTACTTGGCCAAGCCAATGCTATTTCTTACTGAGGAGCCAGCAAGAAGTAAGAACAGGTTTGGTTACACTCTTAACACACTTGCATTAACTTATTTGTGTTTTATtccaaatatttgaaaataacTACGGATAATGCATCATTGTTTGCAACATGCACACACTGAAATTTAAGAATCAAGATGTTGCATAAAATCCCCTGTTTTCACTGGAGTTGTAgtaatttattcattttttcttgtttcgataattgaaatttcttttactttttcttttaaatgttGTCCCACTATTTAATAGGTCACTGTGCATAAAAAaagcaatatttttttaatgtgatATAGTTGAAGTGCAGTGGGTTTCGCTTTTTGTTTTAGCTTCTTTGAGGATTTTAATTTATCTGAGAATTTTcgtgaatttttattttgttttctagtAAATTCCTCTGAGTTACCATTGCAATTGTGTCTCTTTGTATATGTCAAGCCATGTGCAAGTGTTCCACAGAGTTAATCTGTCcacaattcttttctttaagtTAGACATAAGCAATAATGATTCACATTTCTAATGTAATCCTGGGAGGAAAGCAATGTACTTCCATCTGCATCAGTTAGATTTTATTAGTTAATGGGCAAACGgtaatttggttttggttatTATGTTCTTAAAATCATTATAATTTGATCCACTTGAATCCCCTTTTGTCACTCACATTAACATGAGAAATTAAGTTGGTattccattttctttgttgCAGCAGTAACTCTATTAGTTCACCACATGAGCTCTGAAAAAATGGATCCTCTTCTACTACTACTAAAATCCATAGGAGTCCCATTTACAGTTGTCCAATATCAATTGTTGAATTGTTTAGCTTATTGTTGGGGTTAAGGATTAACTTGTCTAAGAATGGGTTAGAGGGTGTCAATGTGGATGTGGATGGGCTTGGGTCTCTAGCTAGAGATTTGGGAAGTAGGTGTCTAGCCGCTAAGCTATTTTGGTCTTCCCTCTGGCGGTAATCCTTATGGCTTTTCTTTTCGGTATCCTGTGGTAATAAAAGGTCGGAAGAGAGGTTGATTGAGGGGGCACGGCTGGTACTAACCTTAATTTAGTTGGTGTTGTTGAGTAGCATGCCTATTTGTTAATGTTCATTTTCCGGTTTCCAAACAGGGTAGATAAGGTTTTATAAAAGTTTGCTTAGGTATTTTCTGtgagaggagaagaaggatCACTTGATTGGCTAGAATTGAGGCTATTTGATCTTTCAACTGAAGGGGACGGATGCTTTATGGATTCTTTTGTAGGATAGTTCTTACTGAGGAGTGGGAAATAAGAACCAAGAACAGGTTGGGTTTCAGCAATTACTTTCATAGTTTCACTTTTCTCTGTATTACTCCAAATATATGTTAGATTAGTTATGCTTAGATC belongs to Prunus persica cultivar Lovell chromosome G4, Prunus_persica_NCBIv2, whole genome shotgun sequence and includes:
- the LOC18781411 gene encoding F-box protein CPR30, which encodes MSDYFPKDIIQEILQRLPTKCLIKCTLVCKPWRSLIQSPSFIHSHLRRTIHSNNQDAAVGLLLLRAFAGNENSALYSLRWDNSETGEHSKLVNPYPYIKEAIFSPSERVVVRDFHVVGACNGLVCLAVDFAYVGSQTIIWNPSVRKFVTLPRRGVSLSKTGKHRASYAFGYDSRTNDYKVLRSTSNRYGKTPCEVEIWSLLRGSWKSLSAAVVPEDFMFGVYNNRNVVPGNFGPVDKHAFVNGALHWVQRRTVGEDKFILWFHMGSELFGEIMMPEGLTRERCFVLRYEESLALLKSEELQGNCSKFDIWVMKEHGVVESWTKLFTVHLQRHMLEPFCFTRSGELVFKMCGSGRRLLKVDLKTEEFKYFGIDGYMCHFMDSFVESLVLLGQANAISY